One window from the genome of Metabacillus flavus encodes:
- a CDS encoding YjbA family protein, which produces MLFLHDVWVNWFEGEENGYNVCHFHEWRKDDSVELLDQVPLLKVNQVLFRYIENDLSEIPQSLLKDIHQKAYIRKNHERIQLDYCFVITDGQGIIAVDTIGYSIPVRKSRLIPRQEQLVYEMVKDVDADDYPFHGPLHGEEKEFHILSLAPDHMRGLTRKERQLKQLLFMALDQLQTTKNTAEIKYWYTEWNPQEYEQIRSMEFHDVFQKLYSETVNGWSPKHMSLCEHLVKGQPFFEKLWDTEHESKVN; this is translated from the coding sequence ATGTTGTTTCTTCATGATGTATGGGTAAATTGGTTTGAGGGAGAAGAAAATGGATACAATGTGTGCCATTTCCATGAATGGCGAAAGGATGACAGTGTTGAGCTGCTGGATCAGGTGCCGTTGCTCAAAGTCAATCAAGTGCTGTTCAGGTACATTGAAAATGATCTTTCCGAGATACCGCAAAGCCTCCTGAAAGACATTCATCAGAAAGCCTACATCCGGAAAAATCATGAAAGAATACAACTTGATTACTGCTTCGTCATCACAGATGGCCAGGGAATTATCGCAGTTGATACAATCGGCTACAGCATCCCTGTACGGAAAAGCCGTTTGATTCCAAGGCAGGAACAGCTCGTTTATGAAATGGTTAAGGACGTAGATGCGGATGACTATCCTTTTCACGGGCCGCTGCATGGGGAAGAAAAGGAATTTCATATTCTGTCTCTTGCTCCTGACCACATGAGAGGACTCACCCGTAAGGAACGGCAGCTAAAGCAGCTTCTATTCATGGCATTGGATCAGCTGCAAACCACAAAAAATACGGCAGAAATAAAATATTGGTACACAGAATGGAATCCGCAGGAGTATGAACAAATCCGTTCCATGGAATTTCATGATGTCTTCCAAAAGCTTTACAGCGAAACCGTAAATGGGTGGTCCCCGAAGCATATGTCGCTATGCGAGCATCTAGTAAAAGGACAACCCTTCTTTGAAAAACTATGGGATACCGAGCACGAATCGAAAGTAAATTGA
- the fabF gene encoding beta-ketoacyl-ACP synthase II: MEKKRVVVTGLGAVSPLGLDAETTWENAINGVSGIKPLTRVNADDYPAKVAGEITDFDPEQFMDRKEARKMDRFTQYAVAASMMAVKDANLEITDENAPRVGVWVGSGIGGMETFETQHRILMEKGPKRVSPFFVPMMIPDMAAGQVSIALGAKGFNACTVTACATGTNSIGDAYRVIERGDADVMISGGAEAPLSQMAFAGFSSSKALSTNPDPAKASRPFDADRDGFVMGEGAGILVLEELEHALARGAKIYAEIVGYGATGDAYHITAPAPGGEGGVRAMRQAIETANLQPEDVDYINAHGTSTPYNDKFETLAIKEVFGEHAKKVAISSTKSMTGHLLGAAGGVEAIFSVLAIKEGIIPPTINLENPDPECDLDYVPNEARKTKVNVALSNSLGFGGHNATILFKKYV; this comes from the coding sequence ATGGAAAAGAAAAGAGTAGTGGTTACAGGGCTGGGGGCTGTCAGTCCTCTTGGATTGGATGCAGAAACAACCTGGGAGAACGCGATTAATGGCGTTTCCGGAATCAAGCCGCTTACGCGTGTAAATGCGGATGACTATCCAGCAAAAGTAGCGGGAGAAATTACAGATTTTGATCCTGAACAATTTATGGATAGAAAAGAAGCTAGAAAAATGGACCGCTTCACGCAATATGCTGTAGCGGCGTCAATGATGGCTGTAAAAGATGCAAACCTTGAAATTACAGATGAAAATGCTCCTAGAGTGGGAGTATGGGTAGGTTCCGGTATCGGAGGAATGGAAACATTCGAAACCCAGCACAGGATTCTTATGGAAAAAGGACCTAAACGCGTAAGCCCGTTTTTTGTTCCGATGATGATACCTGACATGGCAGCCGGCCAGGTATCCATTGCACTTGGAGCGAAAGGATTTAACGCTTGTACAGTAACTGCCTGTGCTACCGGTACGAACTCCATTGGTGATGCCTACCGTGTAATTGAACGCGGCGATGCAGATGTGATGATTTCCGGAGGAGCAGAAGCACCGCTGTCACAAATGGCATTTGCAGGTTTCAGCTCAAGCAAAGCGCTATCCACAAATCCGGATCCTGCTAAAGCAAGCCGTCCGTTTGACGCAGATCGTGATGGTTTTGTAATGGGTGAGGGCGCAGGAATACTTGTTCTTGAAGAGCTTGAACACGCTCTTGCACGCGGTGCTAAAATTTATGCGGAAATTGTTGGCTACGGTGCAACGGGTGACGCTTATCACATTACCGCTCCGGCTCCGGGTGGAGAAGGCGGGGTCCGTGCGATGAGACAGGCAATTGAGACAGCGAATCTTCAGCCAGAAGATGTGGATTACATTAATGCCCACGGAACAAGCACACCGTATAATGATAAATTTGAAACACTGGCTATTAAAGAAGTATTCGGAGAGCACGCGAAAAAAGTTGCAATCAGTTCAACGAAATCCATGACTGGACATTTGCTTGGAGCAGCTGGCGGAGTTGAAGCCATCTTCTCAGTACTTGCGATTAAGGAAGGAATTATTCCTCCTACAATCAATCTGGAAAATCCTGATCCGGAATGTGATCTTGACTACGTTCCGAATGAAGCCCGCAAGACAAAAGTGAATGTCGCACTAAGCAATTCACTTGGCTTTGGCGGTCATAACGCAACGATTTTGTTTAAAAAATACGTATAA
- a CDS encoding YjzC family protein: MGQQHRFREGQKAPNNGVYVEIGETGDNVMHPKQIKLNAGDHFPETSNHNRQWTYKRKP, encoded by the coding sequence ATGGGACAGCAGCATCGTTTTCGTGAGGGCCAAAAAGCGCCCAATAACGGCGTTTATGTAGAAATCGGAGAAACGGGAGACAACGTTATGCATCCAAAGCAAATTAAGCTGAATGCCGGCGATCATTTTCCCGAAACTTCGAACCATAACAGGCAATGGACATATAAAAGAAAACCGTAA
- a CDS encoding DUF2268 domain-containing protein gives MGVMRTDQWFEKELSLNELAKKLKPYFPDRSEKTLVKSLLPFGVYRNGQSALKTMQTIKEEKILPYINKEYEDLRKKWSGPDAPVFILPGDLSNGKIKREYGGKSGLAFHDKLFLFLAPDVPKEEVKALLIHEYHHICRLAKDPKKEKDYTLADVVIMEGLAENAVRELLGEDKTASWTRLYQDAQLRQFWKRHILPNQTIKQEDRHFDKMIYGLGMYPKMLGYTAGYYAVKSYMKDTGSMTESLFKTPSERIIKALKIEE, from the coding sequence ATGGGTGTGATGAGAACGGACCAATGGTTTGAAAAGGAGCTGAGCCTGAACGAGCTAGCCAAAAAGCTAAAACCGTATTTCCCGGACAGGAGCGAAAAAACACTTGTTAAGTCGCTGCTGCCGTTCGGGGTTTACCGAAATGGCCAATCTGCTCTGAAGACTATGCAAACCATCAAGGAAGAGAAAATCCTGCCTTATATTAATAAAGAGTATGAAGATCTTCGGAAGAAATGGTCGGGCCCGGATGCGCCAGTCTTTATTTTGCCCGGTGATTTATCAAACGGGAAAATTAAGCGGGAATATGGCGGGAAGTCCGGACTTGCTTTTCATGATAAGCTGTTTCTTTTTTTGGCCCCAGATGTTCCAAAGGAAGAGGTAAAGGCCCTGCTGATTCATGAATATCATCATATTTGCCGCTTAGCCAAGGATCCTAAGAAAGAAAAAGATTATACGCTTGCAGATGTGGTAATCATGGAGGGACTTGCTGAAAATGCAGTAAGAGAACTGCTTGGCGAGGATAAAACGGCAAGCTGGACCAGGCTTTACCAGGATGCTCAGCTTCGCCAATTTTGGAAAAGACATATCCTTCCCAACCAGACCATCAAGCAGGAGGACCGGCATTTCGATAAAATGATATACGGTCTTGGCATGTATCCGAAAATGCTTGGCTATACAGCCGGGTATTATGCTGTTAAATCCTATATGAAAGATACTGGCTCAATGACGGAGAGTCTTTTCAAAACGCCTTCCGAGCGCATTATAAAGGCTCTTAAAATAGAGGAATAA
- a CDS encoding YjzD family protein, translating to MRYFWTFFWAFLLVHMLTYVTSSMVGSAYDFMTATILSVVVTILIFAIAALIPNEPVNDQH from the coding sequence TTGCGTTATTTTTGGACGTTTTTCTGGGCGTTTCTGTTAGTACATATGCTTACTTACGTTACTTCGTCAATGGTTGGAAGCGCATACGATTTCATGACAGCAACCATTTTATCAGTTGTCGTAACCATTTTGATCTTCGCTATAGCTGCTTTGATTCCAAACGAGCCTGTGAATGATCAGCATTAA
- the trpS gene encoding tryptophan--tRNA ligase, which yields MKTIFSGIQPSGVVTLGNYIGAMKQFIELQNDYNSYFCIVDQHAITVHQDKEKLRQSIRSLAALYVAIGLDPEKATLFIQSEVPAHAQAGWMLQCVAYIGELERMTQFKDKSSGKEAVAAGLLTYPPLMAADILLYGTDLVPVGEDQKQHIELTRDLAERFNRKYNDIFTVPDVRIPKVGARIMSLADPLRKMSKSDPNQKAFITLLDEPKQIEKKIKSAVTDSEGIVKFDKENKPGVSNLLSIYSIFTGLTIEELEVKYEGKGYGDFKGDLAQVVVGEIAPIQERYYELMESDELDRILDEGAERANRAANKMLRKMENAMGLGRKRK from the coding sequence GTGAAAACCATTTTTTCAGGCATTCAGCCGAGCGGAGTCGTAACATTAGGCAACTACATCGGCGCCATGAAGCAATTTATCGAGCTTCAAAATGATTACAACAGCTATTTCTGCATCGTCGATCAGCATGCAATCACGGTTCATCAGGATAAGGAGAAATTACGCCAAAGCATCCGCAGCCTTGCAGCCCTGTATGTTGCAATCGGACTGGATCCAGAAAAAGCGACCCTGTTTATCCAATCGGAGGTGCCCGCGCACGCTCAGGCCGGATGGATGCTTCAATGCGTTGCGTATATCGGCGAGCTTGAGCGCATGACGCAATTTAAAGATAAGTCTTCAGGTAAAGAAGCAGTTGCTGCCGGTTTGCTAACGTATCCGCCATTGATGGCTGCAGACATCCTTCTATATGGAACTGATCTTGTACCGGTTGGAGAAGATCAAAAGCAGCACATTGAATTGACCAGAGACTTGGCTGAGCGCTTTAACCGCAAGTACAATGATATTTTCACGGTACCGGATGTCAGAATTCCAAAAGTAGGAGCACGCATTATGTCTTTAGCCGATCCTTTAAGGAAAATGAGCAAATCCGATCCGAATCAGAAGGCATTTATTACCCTTCTTGATGAGCCTAAGCAGATTGAGAAGAAAATCAAAAGTGCCGTGACTGACTCAGAAGGCATTGTAAAATTTGACAAAGAAAACAAACCAGGGGTTTCCAATCTCCTTTCCATTTACTCTATTTTCACAGGATTAACGATTGAAGAGCTGGAAGTGAAGTATGAAGGAAAAGGCTATGGAGATTTCAAAGGAGATTTGGCTCAGGTCGTAGTTGGTGAGATTGCCCCGATTCAAGAGCGATATTACGAGCTGATGGAATCCGATGAACTTGACCGTATTCTTGATGAAGGAGCAGAACGCGCGAATCGCGCAGCTAATAAAATGCTTCGGAAAATGGAAAATGCAATGGGATTAGGAAGAAAACGCAAATAA
- a CDS encoding peptide ABC transporter substrate-binding protein: protein MKNSKFSLLVVLTLVLSLFLTACYGGNKNESSTTPKDNGNGEKAETPSVPQELKVFESAELPSMDSVMAEDAASFEIINNVNEGLYRLDKDQQAIPAVASEDPAESEDKLTYTIKLKDNAKWTNGDPVTANDFVFAWQRALDPKTASPYGPYMMIGKIANADKVYDQSAKPEELGVKAIDDHTLEVKLVKPITYFKELMAFPSFYPQNKKFVEEKGDKFGTNAENLVFNGPFKMTDWGGPTASSWKLEKNADYWDAANVKLETIQFNVSKDPQASVNAFESGEADKTPKLATAAIISQYENDDQMERFLEPSVWWIKMNQKNPALKNENIRRAIALAVDRKALVDDVLQNGSIIADGIVPKEFAADDSGKDFRETGKYLETNKEEAKKLWAQGLKELGESKLNLGYVSQDTETAKLEASFVKEQLETTLEGLTIEVKSVPFKIRLDLEDKMDYDLLNGGWGPDYQNPMTYMDLWITDGAQNKMAYSNPKFDDLIKQADKETDLNKQFEIFAQAEKVLLEEDVALSPLYQRSVNVLVKEKVKGLVHHNIGGEYSYQWVTIEGE, encoded by the coding sequence GTGAAAAATTCTAAATTTTCACTTCTAGTAGTACTTACTTTAGTCCTTAGTTTGTTCTTGACTGCTTGCTACGGCGGCAACAAAAACGAATCAAGCACTACGCCTAAGGATAACGGTAATGGCGAAAAAGCAGAAACACCATCTGTACCACAAGAACTTAAAGTTTTTGAAAGTGCTGAGCTTCCGTCCATGGACAGCGTTATGGCTGAGGATGCAGCAAGCTTCGAAATCATCAATAACGTTAATGAAGGACTTTACCGCTTGGATAAAGACCAACAGGCAATCCCGGCTGTTGCTAGTGAAGATCCAGCTGAAAGCGAAGATAAGCTAACTTACACTATTAAACTTAAAGATAACGCTAAATGGACAAACGGAGATCCTGTAACAGCAAACGATTTCGTTTTTGCATGGCAGCGCGCTCTTGACCCTAAAACAGCTTCTCCTTACGGCCCATACATGATGATCGGCAAAATCGCTAATGCTGACAAGGTTTATGACCAATCTGCTAAACCTGAAGAGCTTGGTGTTAAAGCAATCGACGATCATACTCTTGAAGTAAAACTTGTAAAGCCTATCACTTATTTCAAAGAATTGATGGCATTCCCATCCTTCTACCCGCAAAACAAAAAATTTGTTGAAGAAAAAGGCGACAAATTTGGAACAAATGCAGAAAACCTAGTATTTAACGGACCATTCAAAATGACTGATTGGGGCGGACCTACTGCATCCTCTTGGAAACTTGAGAAAAATGCAGACTACTGGGATGCTGCTAATGTAAAACTTGAAACTATCCAATTCAACGTTTCTAAAGATCCTCAAGCATCTGTAAATGCTTTTGAATCTGGTGAAGCGGATAAAACTCCTAAACTTGCAACTGCTGCTATCATCTCTCAATACGAGAATGACGACCAAATGGAAAGATTCCTTGAGCCATCTGTATGGTGGATCAAGATGAACCAAAAGAATCCTGCACTTAAAAATGAAAACATCCGCCGCGCAATAGCGTTAGCTGTGGACAGAAAAGCGCTTGTTGATGATGTACTGCAAAATGGATCTATCATTGCTGACGGTATCGTTCCAAAAGAATTCGCAGCTGATGATTCTGGAAAAGACTTCCGTGAAACAGGCAAATACCTTGAAACAAATAAAGAAGAAGCGAAAAAACTTTGGGCACAAGGCTTAAAAGAGCTTGGCGAATCTAAACTTAATCTTGGATATGTGAGCCAGGATACTGAAACAGCTAAACTAGAAGCTTCTTTTGTAAAAGAGCAGCTGGAAACAACTCTTGAAGGACTAACAATTGAAGTGAAGAGCGTACCTTTCAAAATCCGTTTGGATCTTGAAGACAAAATGGATTACGACCTATTGAATGGCGGATGGGGCCCTGATTACCAAAATCCAATGACATACATGGATCTTTGGATCACTGACGGAGCACAAAACAAAATGGCTTATTCTAATCCAAAATTCGATGATCTAATCAAACAAGCTGACAAAGAAACTGACCTGAATAAACAATTCGAAATCTTCGCTCAAGCTGAAAAAGTTCTTCTTGAAGAGGATGTAGCACTTTCTCCACTTTACCAGCGTTCAGTAAACGTACTGGTAAAAGAAAAAGTTAAAGGTCTTGTTCACCACAACATCGGTGGTGAGTACAGCTACCAATGGGTAACAATTGAAGGCGAATAA
- the argF gene encoding ornithine carbamoyltransferase, with protein MHALTNEQQSLKGQDFLTLLELDTDIIHALLDEAAALKKAPIESSLKGKMLAMIFEKSSTRTRVSFEAGMLQLGGHALFLSSSDLQLGRGETIADTAKVLSAYVDAIMIRTFEHEKAAELAAHASVPVINGLTDLFHPCQALADLLTIQELKGSFIGKKIVYIGDGNNVAHSLMIACAKMGMDFALAAPKGYEADASVINEAKKISSSTGSKLEFTSPPREAAAGADILYSDVWTSMGQEGESLKRLKDFEGFQVNAELMKHAKPDAHFLHCLPAHREEEVTSEVIDGPQSAVFQQAENRLHAQKALLKMILC; from the coding sequence TTTTAACCCTTTTAGAGCTGGATACAGATATCATCCATGCTCTTCTTGATGAAGCAGCGGCTTTGAAAAAAGCACCGATTGAGTCATCTCTGAAAGGAAAAATGCTAGCCATGATTTTTGAAAAATCTTCAACGAGAACACGCGTATCTTTTGAAGCTGGAATGCTTCAGCTAGGCGGGCATGCCCTGTTTTTAAGCAGCAGCGATCTGCAGCTTGGAAGAGGAGAAACCATCGCTGATACTGCGAAGGTGCTTTCAGCATACGTCGATGCGATTATGATCCGGACATTCGAGCATGAAAAGGCAGCCGAACTGGCTGCGCATGCATCGGTTCCTGTCATTAACGGGTTAACAGACTTATTCCATCCTTGTCAGGCATTAGCAGATTTATTGACGATTCAGGAGCTTAAAGGCAGCTTTATCGGCAAAAAAATTGTATACATAGGGGACGGCAACAATGTAGCACATTCCCTTATGATTGCATGTGCAAAAATGGGGATGGATTTTGCCCTTGCGGCACCTAAAGGGTATGAGGCTGATGCATCAGTTATAAATGAAGCAAAAAAGATTTCGAGCAGCACCGGCTCAAAACTTGAATTTACAAGCCCTCCTCGAGAAGCTGCAGCAGGAGCGGATATCCTTTATTCCGATGTCTGGACCAGCATGGGACAGGAAGGGGAGTCATTGAAGAGGCTAAAGGATTTTGAGGGCTTCCAAGTGAATGCGGAACTGATGAAGCATGCGAAGCCTGACGCCCATTTCCTGCATTGTCTTCCGGCTCATCGGGAAGAGGAAGTCACCTCAGAAGTGATTGATGGACCGCAATCCGCTGTCTTCCAGCAGGCTGAAAATCGTCTTCATGCTCAAAAAGCTCTTTTAAAAATGATTCTCTGCTAA
- a CDS encoding ComZ family protein: protein MDQHEKQMEFMQIAMKYFPEAKQQLDELGLELSMEHIQPLLGLFNKVMAEAYDLGKQDALK, encoded by the coding sequence ATGGATCAGCACGAAAAACAAATGGAATTCATGCAAATAGCGATGAAATATTTTCCTGAAGCAAAACAGCAGCTTGATGAACTCGGTCTGGAGCTGTCTATGGAACACATTCAGCCTCTACTAGGTTTGTTCAATAAAGTAATGGCTGAGGCGTATGATTTAGGTAAACAAGACGCTTTAAAATAA
- a CDS encoding beta-ketoacyl-ACP synthase III has product MNAGIIGIGRYIPENVITNHDLEKRMDTSDEWIRTRTGIEERRIASDDIDTSDMAFMAAEKALIDAGITAKELDMILVATVTPDQPFPSVACRIQERLGAGQIPAMDISAACAGFMYGLVTGKQFIETGVYKNILVVGVEKLSKVTNWEDRNTAVLFGDAAGAAVLGPVSEGKGILSFDLGADGSGGKHLYQEEYIIMNGREVFKFAVRQMGESSVKVLEKAGLTKADVDMLVPHQANIRIMEASRERLELPPEKMSKTVNKFGNTSAASIPLSIVEELEAGKIKDGDLLVMVGFGGGLTWGAIAMRWGR; this is encoded by the coding sequence ATGAACGCTGGAATTATCGGAATTGGCCGGTATATCCCTGAAAATGTGATTACCAATCATGACCTTGAGAAACGGATGGATACGTCGGATGAATGGATCCGTACCCGAACTGGAATAGAAGAAAGACGCATTGCAAGCGATGATATTGATACATCTGATATGGCGTTTATGGCTGCAGAAAAAGCACTTATAGACGCAGGAATTACGGCTAAGGAACTGGATATGATCCTTGTAGCAACGGTTACGCCTGATCAGCCGTTCCCTTCGGTTGCATGCCGCATACAGGAGAGACTTGGTGCCGGCCAGATCCCTGCAATGGATATAAGCGCTGCATGTGCAGGATTTATGTATGGGCTTGTTACTGGAAAACAGTTTATCGAAACCGGTGTTTATAAAAATATTTTGGTAGTAGGCGTTGAGAAGCTTTCAAAGGTGACAAACTGGGAGGACCGGAATACGGCGGTTCTTTTCGGAGATGCAGCAGGTGCCGCAGTTTTAGGGCCTGTTTCTGAAGGGAAAGGAATTCTTTCTTTCGATTTGGGAGCAGACGGATCAGGCGGCAAGCACTTATACCAGGAAGAATATATTATCATGAACGGCCGCGAAGTTTTCAAGTTTGCCGTTAGACAAATGGGCGAATCCAGCGTTAAAGTACTCGAGAAAGCAGGATTGACAAAGGCTGATGTAGATATGCTTGTTCCTCACCAGGCGAACATCCGTATCATGGAAGCATCGAGAGAACGCCTTGAGCTTCCGCCCGAGAAAATGTCCAAAACAGTAAATAAATTCGGAAATACATCCGCAGCTTCTATTCCGCTAAGTATTGTAGAAGAGCTGGAAGCTGGTAAAATAAAAGACGGAGATCTGCTTGTCATGGTAGGATTCGGAGGCGGCTTAACCTGGGGCGCCATTGCCATGAGATGGGGACGTTAA
- a CDS encoding DUF3899 domain-containing protein, with protein sequence MKKSVFIFLGGLAISLIGCFLYYRELTLLGFINSSFIVGGFLLFASLFGTVAQSGFFDAATYGMRRTFKINGKDMDKEEAQSMRPFSELVSFSVSPLLFASLALLGLMMIGLGLYYV encoded by the coding sequence TTGAAAAAAAGCGTCTTTATTTTCCTGGGTGGATTGGCCATTTCCCTCATTGGATGTTTTCTATACTATAGAGAGCTGACTCTTCTTGGTTTTATTAATTCCTCTTTTATTGTTGGCGGCTTTCTACTGTTCGCTTCTTTATTCGGGACGGTTGCGCAGAGCGGATTTTTCGATGCTGCTACTTATGGGATGAGAAGGACGTTTAAAATTAACGGGAAAGATATGGATAAAGAAGAAGCGCAGAGCATGCGTCCATTTTCCGAGCTCGTTTCCTTTTCCGTTTCCCCTCTCCTGTTTGCCAGTTTGGCCTTATTAGGTTTAATGATGATCGGGCTTGGCCTATACTATGTATAG
- the opp3b gene encoding oligopeptide ABC transporter permease, which yields MTKYILQRIVYMIITLFIVVSATFFLMKLIPGSPFNSAEKLSEAQLQIMNEKYGLNDPVPVQYVKYMGGMLKGDLGTSFQFNNTPVTTILADGIGPSATLGLQAMFFGTIIGIFLGVIAALKQNTWIDYGSTFLAVVGKSIPSFVFAALLQYYIARELGWFPVMLWNGPEYSVLPTVALAMFPISIAARFMRTEMIDVLNSDYITLAKAKGASSFQISMKHALRNALIPVVTVLAPLAVGLMTGSLVIEKIFGIPGIGEQFVKSIVTNDYPVIMGTSILFATLFVVVILLVDILYGVIDPRIRVSGGSSK from the coding sequence ATGACAAAATACATCTTGCAACGTATTGTTTATATGATAATCACTTTGTTCATTGTTGTTTCTGCAACCTTTTTCCTCATGAAACTAATCCCTGGAAGTCCATTTAACTCTGCAGAAAAATTATCAGAGGCACAGCTGCAGATTATGAATGAAAAATACGGACTGAATGATCCCGTGCCTGTACAATATGTAAAGTACATGGGCGGAATGCTGAAAGGCGACCTGGGTACATCCTTCCAATTCAATAACACTCCCGTAACCACTATCCTTGCCGATGGAATTGGTCCTTCTGCCACACTTGGTTTACAGGCAATGTTCTTTGGAACAATTATTGGTATTTTCCTCGGGGTTATCGCAGCTCTGAAACAAAACACATGGATCGATTACGGTTCTACTTTTTTGGCGGTTGTTGGTAAATCAATACCATCATTTGTTTTTGCTGCATTGCTTCAGTATTATATCGCACGAGAACTTGGCTGGTTTCCGGTTATGCTATGGAACGGACCCGAGTACAGTGTTTTGCCGACTGTTGCCCTTGCCATGTTCCCAATTTCAATTGCCGCACGGTTTATGCGTACTGAGATGATCGATGTACTGAACTCAGACTATATTACATTAGCCAAAGCCAAAGGTGCCAGCAGTTTTCAAATATCTATGAAACATGCTCTTCGAAACGCGCTTATTCCAGTTGTTACTGTACTTGCTCCGTTAGCTGTCGGATTAATGACTGGTTCGCTTGTTATTGAGAAGATTTTTGGTATTCCTGGAATCGGGGAGCAGTTCGTTAAATCCATCGTTACGAATGATTATCCGGTAATTATGGGAACTTCAATTCTTTTCGCAACATTATTTGTGGTGGTAATTCTATTAGTGGACATTCTATATGGCGTAATTGATCCGCGTATCCGTGTGAGTGGGGGGAGCAGCAAATGA
- a CDS encoding MFS transporter, translated as MAKAADHASTKRITGNIFKGSVGNLIEWYDWYVYSAFAVYFSAEFFPAGDSTSQLLNTAAIFAVGFLMRPIGSLIMGRYADRHGRRAALTLSITIMAAGSLIIACTPGYSSIGVMAPVILVLARLLQGLSLGGEYGTSATYLSEMASSGRRGYYSSFQYVTLVAGQLTALGVQIILQQVLSEPDMNAWGWRIPFVIGAMGALAVLWLRRSMDESDQFEKMGKEKRTNAGTLKVLMKYPKAVWTVVGLTLGGTVAFYTYTTYLQKFMINTSGIPKETVSWINFAALFIFIILQPLAGMLSDRIGRRPLLMCFGILGTILTVPIFLLLEQTQNPTGAFLLMMTGLIIVTGYTSINAIVKAELFPTQIRALGVGFPYALTVAIFGGTAEFIALWMKSMGVEWLFYAYVALCIAISFFTYWRMTESSKDSHLESELKAEKVEISDSGHSM; from the coding sequence ATGGCAAAAGCAGCAGACCACGCAAGTACAAAGCGCATAACAGGCAATATTTTTAAAGGATCGGTCGGAAATTTAATCGAGTGGTATGACTGGTATGTATACTCCGCTTTCGCTGTGTATTTTTCAGCAGAATTCTTTCCTGCAGGAGATTCAACGAGCCAGCTGCTTAATACCGCAGCCATTTTTGCTGTAGGATTTTTAATGCGGCCGATTGGCAGTCTCATAATGGGAAGATATGCGGATCGTCATGGGAGAAGGGCTGCGCTGACGCTGTCCATCACCATTATGGCGGCAGGATCTTTGATCATTGCCTGTACGCCGGGCTACAGTTCGATCGGTGTAATGGCTCCAGTCATACTTGTTCTTGCAAGGCTTCTCCAAGGACTTTCATTGGGTGGAGAATATGGTACATCAGCTACATACTTATCTGAAATGGCCAGTTCGGGCCGCCGCGGATATTATTCAAGTTTTCAATACGTCACGCTGGTTGCCGGACAGCTTACCGCGTTAGGCGTTCAAATTATTCTTCAGCAAGTTCTTAGCGAACCAGATATGAATGCTTGGGGCTGGCGCATTCCGTTTGTTATTGGAGCGATGGGGGCCCTCGCGGTTTTATGGCTGAGGCGATCCATGGATGAGTCCGATCAGTTCGAAAAAATGGGCAAAGAAAAAAGAACGAATGCCGGGACCCTCAAGGTGCTGATGAAGTATCCGAAAGCAGTATGGACAGTAGTCGGTCTGACACTCGGAGGAACGGTTGCATTTTACACATACACGACCTACTTGCAAAAATTCATGATTAATACATCAGGCATTCCAAAAGAAACCGTGAGCTGGATCAACTTTGCTGCACTTTTTATCTTTATTATTTTGCAGCCGCTAGCGGGAATGCTTTCAGACCGAATTGGAAGAAGACCTCTACTCATGTGCTTTGGCATACTGGGAACCATTCTTACCGTTCCGATCTTCCTGCTTCTCGAGCAAACGCAAAATCCAACCGGCGCGTTTTTGCTTATGATGACAGGGCTTATTATTGTGACCGGCTATACATCCATCAATGCAATCGTAAAAGCCGAGCTGTTTCCTACCCAAATCCGGGCACTGGGTGTTGGATTCCCTTATGCTTTAACAGTGGCAATCTTTGGTGGAACCGCCGAATTCATTGCTTTGTGGATGAAGAGTATGGGAGTGGAATGGCTGTTTTACGCCTATGTCGCTCTCTGTATTGCCATTAGTTTTTTTACTTATTGGAGGATGACAGAGTCATCAAAGGATTCCCATTTGGAATCAGAGCTGAAGGCGGAGAAAGTGGAGATTTCCGATTCTGGTCACTCGATGTAA